The following coding sequences lie in one Leucobacter allii genomic window:
- a CDS encoding acyl-CoA thioesterase has translation MTPIVSFHGIAHPWLCDANGHLNTRHYVGAFDDAAQHFLAEIGGKPGEGFGWADVSQRITYLREVSLGALFTVDCDVQRVGRSSIDYLQRLTTLGDEEPAAIVEAVTVRFDLRRRRASPLPEAFADRARELLVDGPVAETTA, from the coding sequence ATGACGCCGATCGTGAGCTTCCACGGCATCGCGCACCCGTGGCTGTGCGATGCGAACGGGCACCTCAACACCCGGCACTACGTCGGCGCCTTCGACGACGCCGCCCAGCATTTCCTCGCGGAGATCGGCGGAAAGCCGGGGGAGGGGTTCGGCTGGGCCGACGTCTCCCAGCGCATCACGTATCTGCGCGAGGTCTCGCTCGGGGCGTTGTTCACCGTGGACTGCGACGTGCAACGGGTCGGGCGGAGCTCGATCGACTATCTCCAGCGGCTGACGACGCTCGGGGATGAGGAGCCGGCGGCGATCGTCGAAGCGGTGACGGTGCGCTTCGATCTCCGGCGGCGTCGCGCCTCACCGCTGCCCGAGGCCTTCGCCGACCGGGCGCGCGAGCTCCTCGTCGATGGGCCGGTCGCGGAGACCACCGCATGA
- a CDS encoding acyl-CoA dehydrogenase family protein, protein MGLYPQCDVYDYASELTPAERSAILRLRAFLDAEVAPIVDDHWERGLFPEHLIERIAGLRLLDPEELRRAGEAVRPLFEGFRLFEIARVDASMATYFSGQATMITSAILHGASDEQRAGLMRQVVEYRLRGVFAITEPEHGSDVARGLESTAVRDGDEWVLNGAKRWIGSAAYATHVCVVAKEESSGAMRAFLVPRDSAGFEISRIPQKASLRIVNNADIVMRDVRVPDSLRLHGVDTFADVARMLRHMRASVVWLAAGLQAGAYEAALRYIATREQFGRPLARFQLVQGKVARMLDNVTAGLGYASRVARMHEEGKYADEHSALAKYAVSRMMRETVAIARELCGGNGIVLGTGVMRHFCDAEAVYTYEGTDEISGLVATRAATGTGAFV, encoded by the coding sequence ATGGGCCTGTACCCCCAGTGCGACGTGTACGACTACGCCTCCGAGCTCACCCCGGCGGAACGCTCCGCGATCCTGCGATTGCGGGCCTTCCTGGATGCTGAGGTCGCGCCGATCGTGGACGACCATTGGGAGCGGGGACTGTTCCCCGAGCACCTCATCGAGCGCATCGCCGGGCTGCGGCTCCTCGACCCCGAGGAACTGCGACGCGCCGGGGAGGCCGTGCGGCCGCTGTTCGAGGGCTTCAGGCTCTTCGAGATCGCGCGGGTCGACGCGTCGATGGCGACGTACTTCAGCGGTCAGGCGACGATGATCACGAGTGCGATCCTCCACGGCGCCTCGGACGAGCAGCGGGCGGGACTCATGCGGCAGGTGGTCGAGTACCGGCTCCGCGGGGTCTTCGCGATCACTGAGCCGGAGCACGGCAGCGATGTCGCCCGCGGACTCGAATCGACGGCAGTCCGCGATGGCGACGAGTGGGTGCTGAACGGGGCGAAGCGCTGGATCGGGAGCGCCGCATATGCGACTCACGTGTGCGTGGTGGCGAAGGAGGAATCGAGCGGCGCGATGCGCGCGTTCCTCGTCCCCCGGGACTCGGCGGGCTTTGAGATCTCGAGGATTCCGCAGAAGGCCTCGCTCAGGATCGTGAACAACGCCGACATCGTCATGCGCGACGTACGGGTCCCCGATTCGCTGCGCCTGCACGGGGTCGACACGTTCGCGGACGTCGCCAGGATGCTCCGGCACATGCGGGCGAGCGTCGTGTGGCTCGCGGCCGGCCTGCAGGCCGGGGCCTACGAGGCCGCCCTGCGCTACATCGCCACACGCGAGCAGTTCGGTCGCCCGCTGGCCCGGTTCCAACTCGTGCAGGGCAAGGTCGCGCGCATGTTGGACAACGTCACGGCGGGTCTCGGATACGCTTCCCGCGTCGCCCGGATGCACGAGGAGGGCAAGTACGCGGACGAGCATTCGGCGCTGGCCAAGTACGCCGTCTCGCGCATGATGCGCGAGACCGTGGCCATCGCCCGCGAGCTCTGCGGAGGCAACGGCATCGTCCTCGGCACGGGCGTCATGCGGCACTTCTGCGACGCCGAGGCCGTCTACACCTACGAGGGGACCGACGAGATCTCCGGGCTGGTCGCGACGCGGGCCGCGACGGGGACGGGGGCGTTCGTATGA
- a CDS encoding MaoC/PaaZ C-terminal domain-containing protein, with amino-acid sequence MAELLEMTGAALEPSEPFAVVQEDVDRFAAISGDAQWIHVDPARAVTGPFGGTIVHGYLLLSLLGGYWTRTLRVADAAEGLNYGLDRVRFIAPVRVGAVLEIRGVIVRAKELEAPRRGIRLHADLEIRDCAADHPCVVARTIVQYAR; translated from the coding sequence ATGGCCGAGCTGCTCGAGATGACCGGGGCGGCGCTCGAACCATCGGAGCCCTTCGCCGTGGTACAAGAGGACGTCGACCGCTTCGCGGCGATCTCGGGGGATGCGCAATGGATCCATGTGGATCCGGCGCGGGCGGTCACGGGGCCGTTCGGCGGCACCATCGTGCACGGGTACCTGCTGCTGTCGCTGCTCGGCGGATACTGGACGCGCACGCTCCGGGTCGCGGATGCGGCTGAGGGCCTCAACTACGGCCTCGACCGGGTGCGCTTCATCGCCCCGGTCCGCGTCGGCGCCGTACTCGAGATCCGCGGCGTCATCGTCCGTGCGAAGGAACTGGAGGCCCCGCGCCGCGGAATCCGTCTCCACGCCGATCTCGAGATCCGCGACTGCGCCGCCGATCATCCCTGCGTCGTCGCGAGGACGATCGTCCAGTACGCGCGCTGA
- the fabG gene encoding 3-oxoacyl-ACP reductase FabG, whose amino-acid sequence MTPGALDGRVAVVSGGAGGIGQATARRLSALGARVAVVDIDPDRAAAAAAQIEGAAGFSADVTDARSVSDTVEDVVAAFGTVDVLVNNAGITRDNLLFRMTDEDWDAVIAVHLRGAFLLSRAVQQHMVAQRSGRIVNLSSIAAGGNRGQANYSAAKAGLEGFTRTLAIELGPFGITANTIGPGYISTAMTDATAVRLGADPEAYRAQTAEITPLRRVGTPEDVAAAVAFLAGDDAAFITGQVLYVDGGLSL is encoded by the coding sequence GTGACACCCGGCGCGCTCGACGGGCGCGTGGCCGTGGTCTCCGGAGGGGCGGGAGGCATCGGGCAGGCGACCGCCAGGCGGCTCTCCGCCCTCGGCGCGCGCGTCGCGGTCGTGGACATCGACCCGGATCGCGCTGCTGCGGCGGCGGCGCAGATCGAGGGAGCTGCGGGATTCTCGGCCGACGTGACGGACGCTCGTTCGGTCTCCGACACCGTCGAGGACGTCGTCGCCGCTTTCGGCACCGTCGACGTCCTCGTGAACAACGCGGGGATCACGCGGGACAACCTCCTGTTCCGGATGACCGACGAGGACTGGGACGCCGTCATCGCGGTGCACCTCCGCGGTGCGTTCCTGCTGAGCCGCGCGGTGCAGCAGCACATGGTCGCGCAGCGATCGGGTCGCATCGTCAATCTGTCGAGCATCGCCGCCGGCGGGAATCGGGGCCAGGCGAACTATTCGGCGGCGAAGGCCGGGCTCGAGGGCTTCACCCGCACCCTCGCGATCGAACTCGGGCCGTTCGGCATCACGGCGAACACGATCGGCCCGGGCTACATCAGCACGGCGATGACGGACGCCACCGCGGTACGCCTCGGCGCGGATCCCGAGGCGTACCGCGCGCAGACGGCGGAGATCACGCCCCTGCGCCGCGTGGGGACGCCCGAGGATGTCGCCGCCGCCGTCGCCTTCCTCGCGGGGGACGACGCGGCGTTCATCACCGGGCAGGTCCTGTATGTTGACGGCGGGCTGTCGCTGTGA